The following proteins are encoded in a genomic region of Clostridia bacterium:
- the prmA gene encoding 50S ribosomal protein L11 methyltransferase, with translation MIYTDVAARVKTADTEAASAVFTMAYDGGICVEDCSDIAEAAAVMRMDYIDRELAERNKGFSIIHLYLPETEDLSAVTDFIKERFAADGIEYELSFNPVAEEDFANAWKAYYEPVKTGGRITVVPSWKDYEPEDGEIILKMDPEMAFGSGTHESTRLCLGELDKLVRPGCTVLDVGCGSGILAIASVLLGAGSAEACDVDGISVETARRNCEKNGVSVKTYRSDLFSAVAGRFDVICANIVADIIIRMAPEIKAHMNAGGVFLCSGIIAERAGEVRGALEANGLTVLRTDELNGWAAIVAE, from the coding sequence ATGATCTATACCGACGTCGCCGCGCGGGTGAAGACCGCCGACACCGAAGCCGCCTCCGCCGTCTTCACGATGGCGTACGACGGCGGCATTTGCGTCGAGGACTGCTCCGACATCGCCGAAGCCGCCGCGGTCATGCGCATGGACTACATCGACCGCGAGCTCGCCGAGCGCAACAAGGGCTTCTCGATCATACACCTCTACCTGCCGGAAACGGAGGACCTCTCCGCCGTGACAGATTTCATAAAGGAGCGCTTCGCCGCCGACGGCATAGAGTACGAGCTCTCCTTCAACCCCGTCGCGGAGGAGGACTTCGCGAACGCGTGGAAGGCGTATTACGAGCCGGTGAAGACCGGCGGGCGCATAACCGTCGTGCCTTCGTGGAAGGACTACGAGCCGGAGGACGGCGAGATAATTCTGAAGATGGATCCCGAAATGGCGTTCGGCTCCGGCACTCACGAGAGCACCCGCCTCTGCCTCGGCGAGCTGGATAAGCTCGTCCGCCCCGGCTGCACAGTGCTGGACGTCGGCTGCGGGAGCGGCATCCTCGCGATCGCCTCCGTGCTGCTCGGCGCGGGAAGCGCCGAGGCGTGCGACGTAGACGGCATCTCCGTGGAGACCGCCAGGCGCAACTGCGAGAAGAACGGCGTGAGCGTGAAGACCTACCGCTCCGACCTGTTTTCCGCGGTCGCGGGGCGCTTCGACGTCATCTGCGCGAACATAGTCGCCGATATAATCATCCGCATGGCGCCGGAGATAAAGGCGCACATGAACGCCGGCGGCGTTTTCCTCTGCTCCGGCATCATCGCGGAGCGCGCGGGCGAGGTCCGCGGCGCGCTTGAAGCGAACGGGCTGACCGTCCTGCGCACCGACGAGCTCAACGGCTGGGCCGCGATAGTCGCGGAATAG